Proteins from a single region of Streptomyces sp. Tu 3180:
- a CDS encoding MurR/RpiR family transcriptional regulator produces the protein MPSPQQARAQASAITSGKAGQDTELSPTSQLRTLFDRPRLSPGQRRIAQYLIEHITEAAFLPITELADRVGVSQPSVTRFASAVGFSGYPALRERLQSIALGTRAGGPAEENRGNELQAAVDAEIENLENLRRDFADADRVIEVGRRLSASAPLTVLGLRISVSLAEYFAYAARRIHPDVRLVTLGGSVAYDALLQSREAGGTWVLAFSMPRHAQETLTAVRVARDAGLKVALITDLALGPIADEADVTFATGTGSRLVFDSYAAPGVMCAALLQAMTDADPERTQARLDEYEQVADQHQFFLKD, from the coding sequence GTGCCATCGCCGCAGCAGGCACGCGCACAGGCATCCGCGATCACCTCGGGGAAGGCGGGCCAGGACACGGAGTTGTCCCCGACCTCCCAGCTGCGCACCCTGTTCGACCGCCCCCGCCTCTCCCCCGGCCAGCGGCGCATCGCCCAGTACCTGATCGAGCACATCACCGAGGCGGCGTTCCTGCCGATCACGGAGCTCGCGGACCGGGTCGGGGTGAGCCAGCCCTCGGTGACCCGGTTCGCCTCGGCGGTCGGCTTCAGCGGTTACCCCGCGCTGCGGGAGAGGCTCCAGTCGATCGCCCTCGGGACCCGCGCCGGCGGCCCCGCCGAGGAGAACCGGGGCAACGAGCTCCAGGCGGCGGTCGACGCCGAGATCGAGAACCTGGAGAACCTGCGGCGGGACTTCGCCGACGCCGACCGGGTCATCGAGGTCGGCCGCCGGCTGTCGGCGTCCGCGCCGCTCACGGTCCTCGGCCTGCGCATCTCCGTCTCCCTCGCCGAGTACTTCGCCTATGCCGCCCGCCGCATCCACCCGGACGTGCGGCTCGTGACCCTGGGCGGCAGCGTCGCCTACGACGCGCTGCTGCAGTCACGGGAGGCGGGCGGCACCTGGGTGCTGGCGTTCTCGATGCCCCGGCACGCCCAGGAGACCCTGACGGCGGTGCGGGTGGCGCGCGACGCCGGGCTGAAGGTCGCGCTGATCACCGACCTGGCGCTGGGCCCGATCGCGGACGAGGCCGACGTCACCTTCGCCACCGGCACCGGATCGCGGCTGGTCTTCGACTCCTACGCCGCCCCGGGCGTGATGTGCGCGGCGCTGCTCCAGGCCATGACGGACGCGGACCCGGAGCGGACGCAGGCCCGGCTCGACGAGTACGAACAGGTCGCCGACCAGCACCAGTTCTTCCTCAAGGACTGA
- a CDS encoding DUF3662 domain-containing protein: protein MGALSALEEALENRWEALWARMAGRDPVELVDALRRECDSHAVVCRAGRVMVPNAYDVELADEVYDQLAHRGSRVGQALTDSLARHAARHGYAWAGPLAVHVRRSGDVPNGRYRVASSVMPHVSAEGFQRAGR, encoded by the coding sequence ATGGGCGCCCTGAGCGCGCTGGAAGAGGCACTGGAGAACCGATGGGAGGCGCTGTGGGCGCGGATGGCCGGCCGGGACCCGGTCGAACTCGTCGACGCCCTGCGGCGGGAGTGCGACAGCCACGCCGTGGTGTGCCGCGCGGGCCGGGTGATGGTCCCCAACGCCTACGACGTGGAGCTCGCCGACGAGGTGTACGACCAACTGGCGCACCGCGGCAGCCGCGTCGGGCAGGCGCTGACCGACAGCCTGGCCCGGCACGCCGCGCGCCACGGCTACGCGTGGGCGGGCCCGCTCGCGGTGCACGTCCGCAGGTCCGGTGACGTGCCCAACGGCCGTTACCGGGTGGCGAGCAGTGTGATGCCGCACGTGAGCGCCGAGGGCTTCCAGCGGGCCGGGCGGTAG